The proteins below come from a single Clostridiales bacterium genomic window:
- the spoIVA gene encoding stage IV sporulation protein A, whose protein sequence is VEGVQGHKEDSKPRLVKTPWSDAEMPFEEAAELGTRKVITEHSTIGILITSDGTIGTEIPRSAYVKSEEKVVAELKATGKPFLIILNTTNPLASETIKLKNALAEKYNTAVLAIDVLNLKIEEINLILESILLEFPIRKLEIEIPNWLQTLSPENSVIKDIIKYTQELAGKITKMRDYALGELISLDNDNLEKPIVSNVSLGEGKVIYSIKPKDNLFFSVLSEECGCEIDSDFKLMSYIKQVADSRNIYEKLKAALKDVEEKGYGVVSPSLEEMTLEEPEIVRQGSRFGVRLKASAPSLHIMKVDLETEVSPIVGTEQQSEDLVRYLLSEFENDPKGIWDTEMFGKSLHKLVKEGLTNKLNMMPQEAQKKMRKTLSRIVNEGRGGVICILL, encoded by the coding sequence GGTGGAGGGCGTGCAAGGCCACAAAGAAGACTCAAAACCCCGATTGGTCAAAACGCCTTGGAGCGATGCCGAGATGCCATTTGAGGAGGCCGCCGAATTGGGCACACGCAAGGTAATAACCGAACACTCCACGATAGGCATTCTAATCACAAGCGACGGCACAATAGGCACCGAGATCCCCCGAAGCGCCTATGTCAAGTCCGAAGAAAAGGTGGTCGCTGAGCTCAAGGCGACAGGTAAGCCTTTTTTGATTATTCTTAACACCACCAATCCGCTCGCGAGCGAGACCATTAAGCTTAAGAACGCTTTGGCGGAGAAATACAACACAGCCGTTTTGGCGATAGATGTACTTAACCTAAAAATAGAAGAAATTAATCTTATATTGGAATCAATTTTGCTTGAGTTCCCGATAAGAAAGCTGGAGATAGAGATACCCAATTGGCTGCAGACTTTGTCGCCCGAAAACTCGGTCATAAAAGACATTATCAAATACACCCAAGAGCTTGCGGGCAAAATTACCAAAATGCGCGACTACGCCTTAGGCGAGCTTATCAGCCTTGACAACGACAACCTAGAAAAACCCATTGTCAGCAATGTCAGCCTTGGGGAAGGCAAGGTTATTTATAGCATCAAACCCAAAGACAATTTGTTCTTCTCGGTATTGAGCGAAGAATGCGGATGCGAAATAGACAGCGATTTCAAGTTAATGTCCTACATCAAGCAAGTCGCGGACTCGCGCAACATATATGAAAAGTTAAAAGCGGCGCTAAAAGATGTGGAAGAAAAAGGCTATGGCGTGGTAAGCCCGTCTTTAGAGGAAATGACTTTGGAAGAGCCCGAAATTGTGCGCCAAGGCAGCAGATTTGGAGTAAGACTAAAAGCTAGCGCCCCTTCCTTGCACATTATGAAAGTGGATCTAGAAACCGAAGTAAGCCCAATAGTGGGCACAGAGCAGCAAAGCGAGGACTTGGTCAGGTATCTTTTGTCCGAGTTTGAAAACGACCCTAAGGGGATATGGGATACCGAAATGTTTGGCAAATCTTTGCACAAGTTGGTCAAAGAAGGCCTTACCAACAAACTAAATATGATGCCACAAGAAGCCCAGAAAAAAATGCGGAAGACCCTATCCCGCATCGTCAACGAAGGACGCGGCGGCGTGATTTGTATCTTGCTGTAA
- a CDS encoding cation:proton antiporter: MDLNIFIDLALILLLGLLSSKLMKLIRLPNVTGYLIVGLIAGPYCLKLFSQSTLESLAIIPEIALGFIAFSIGAEFKISYLKKIGPSPVIIAFFEGFVAMLLVDLVLILTGHDIAFSLALGAIAAATAPAATLMVVRQYKAKGPLTDTLMSVVAIDDAVAIIGFGLSIAIAKALISGGGFEASTILTPLKEIFGAVALGALAGALLALLTKWFTGRGNRLSCVICMILLCVGVSVFAGFSSLLACMTMSSFYVNLSKASDNVFELVDRMTPPIFIMFFVVSGAALNIGVLPSMGLVGIIYIITRVAGKYLGALAGAKISKAPSVVTKYLGFTLVPQAGVAIGLATVALTQLPEYGVQIQTVILCATVIYELIGPVITKLALKKAGEIQDFKKRQKPQKANI, encoded by the coding sequence ATGGACTTGAATATTTTTATTGACCTTGCTTTGATTTTGTTGCTGGGACTTTTGAGCAGTAAATTAATGAAATTAATCCGTCTGCCCAATGTGACGGGATATCTTATAGTCGGTCTTATCGCCGGACCGTATTGCTTGAAATTGTTTTCTCAATCAACTTTGGAATCGCTTGCCATAATCCCCGAAATAGCTTTGGGCTTTATAGCGTTTTCTATCGGCGCGGAGTTTAAAATCTCCTACCTTAAAAAAATTGGGCCTTCGCCTGTGATTATAGCCTTTTTTGAGGGTTTTGTCGCGATGCTGTTGGTGGATTTGGTATTGATTTTGACGGGACATGACATAGCTTTTTCTTTGGCGCTTGGGGCGATCGCCGCCGCTACCGCGCCAGCCGCTACTTTGATGGTGGTGCGGCAATACAAGGCAAAAGGGCCTTTGACCGATACTTTGATGTCGGTTGTGGCGATAGACGACGCTGTCGCGATAATCGGATTTGGGCTTTCTATAGCGATAGCGAAAGCGCTCATCTCTGGCGGCGGCTTTGAGGCATCCACTATTTTGACGCCCTTAAAAGAAATTTTCGGGGCTGTCGCTTTGGGCGCATTGGCGGGGGCGCTCTTGGCGCTGTTGACCAAATGGTTTACTGGCAGGGGCAACAGACTCTCATGCGTAATTTGTATGATTTTGCTTTGCGTAGGCGTATCGGTGTTCGCGGGCTTTTCGTCGTTGCTGGCTTGTATGACAATGAGTTCTTTTTATGTTAATTTGTCCAAAGCGAGCGATAATGTTTTTGAATTAGTGGATAGAATGACCCCGCCGATATTTATAATGTTCTTCGTCGTCTCGGGCGCGGCGCTCAATATTGGGGTGCTGCCTAGCATGGGATTGGTAGGAATTATATATATAATAACAAGAGTCGCGGGCAAGTATCTGGGCGCTTTAGCGGGCGCGAAGATTTCCAAAGCTCCGTCTGTGGTAACAAAATATCTTGGCTTTACGCTAGTTCCGCAAGCGGGCGTGGCAATAGGTCTTGCCACTGTCGCTCTGACGCAACTTCCTGAATATGGAGTCCAAATACAGACTGTAATACTATGCGCGACGGTTATTTATGAGTTAATTGGCCCTGTTATAACCAAATTAGCGTTAAAAAAAGCCGGTGAGATTCAAGACTTCAAGAAAAGGCAAAAACCTCAAAAAGCAAATATATAG